The proteins below are encoded in one region of Pirellulales bacterium:
- a CDS encoding GH116 family glycosyl-hydrolase codes for MSERPADESCRGSDCGCGSSGLGRREFLSLSGLAAAGALLTDAGVMAGPFVDQDFEKLIPTDKKLHPAWVKSLFARGEPDVYTGRDLRFIGMPVGGIFCGTLYLGGDGKLWLWNIFNRETTGVVPKTVNYRGRNVGSTDGSAYIEPSEQLGPVEQGFAVRVRRVDSKGGQAHFAPKAPQNEPVPAQKEPVPERRSEKTFALDRRGFKNVSFMGQYPIGTITYEDPEAPVSVKLEAFSPFIPLDAADSGLPATVMSFTVKNTASSAIEATLAGWLENAVCLYNRSHAGLRRNQIVRREGLSLLHCTAETLPPGNKAPRADMVFEDWSKKTYDGWKVEGTAFGAGPIERSAIPSYQGDVGGPGARVVNSHATAPGASVEEKDHATGKLTSQPFAIDRDFLVFWIGGGNQKGRTCLNLLVDGKIVHTASGHQNNRMSKESFDVRELHGKQATIEIVDAESGPWGNIGVGRITQSDTPANGGKLEELSDFGTMALGLLGKPAEHGLAAADKGGFAVRPASGSGDHAATASEHITLDDAKIPLSETLVGAIGRTLHLGPGESATVDFVVAWHFPNYTCQGLGEVGRFYASRFNSAAAVAAYVAEHFDRLASLTRLWRDTWNDSTLPHWFLSRTFANTSILATTTCYRHKNGRFWAWEGIGCCQGTCTHVWHYAHAMARLFPEIERDERERVDLGLAMAADGTVGFRAEFDRSFAMDGQAGIVLRSYREHQMSADDKFLRRNWANIRRALRCIIARDHAGDGVLHGPLHNTLDAPWYGVVPWLVGLYHAALRAGEAMAIEMRDNEFAQLCRKLFDSGKPKLDKICWNSDYQYFVQIGDPRHPNEVGSYDGCHIDQVFGQSWADQVNLGRVMDAEHAEAALKSLWNYNFTPDVGPFRDVKRAGRWYAMPGDGGLIMVTFPFRHERQIGGGGAWSAMYFNECMSGFEWQAAGHMLWENLLLEGLSVSRAIHDRYSAKLRNPYNEIECSDHYSRAMASYGVFLAACGYEHHGPEGHLGFAPRLTPENFKAPFTTAEGWGTFAQKKTDHTHTATIEVKYGKLRLTTLALAGDAKKKPRSAQVAMNGKAIAGNVSIAADADGRLLITLPETMLSARDSLHVTIL; via the coding sequence ATGAGCGAGCGCCCTGCCGATGAATCTTGTCGTGGCTCCGATTGCGGTTGCGGTTCGAGCGGCTTGGGCCGACGCGAGTTTCTCTCGCTGAGCGGCTTGGCGGCCGCAGGCGCGCTGTTGACCGACGCCGGGGTGATGGCGGGGCCGTTTGTCGATCAAGATTTCGAGAAGCTGATTCCCACGGACAAGAAGCTGCATCCGGCTTGGGTTAAATCGCTGTTTGCCCGCGGCGAGCCGGATGTCTACACCGGCCGCGATTTGCGGTTCATCGGCATGCCGGTGGGCGGAATTTTCTGCGGCACGCTTTATCTCGGCGGCGACGGCAAGCTTTGGCTGTGGAATATCTTCAATCGCGAAACCACCGGCGTCGTGCCGAAGACGGTGAACTATCGAGGCCGGAATGTCGGCTCGACCGATGGCTCGGCCTATATCGAGCCGAGCGAGCAGTTGGGGCCGGTGGAGCAGGGGTTTGCGGTGCGCGTTCGACGAGTGGATAGCAAAGGGGGACAGGCACATTTTGCTCCCAAGGCACCGCAAAATGAGCCAGTCCCCGCGCAAAAAGAGCCAGTCCCCGAGCGCCGGAGCGAGAAGACGTTTGCCTTGGATCGGCGCGGTTTCAAAAACGTGTCGTTCATGGGCCAATATCCGATCGGCACGATCACCTACGAAGATCCCGAGGCGCCGGTTTCGGTGAAGCTGGAAGCTTTTTCGCCGTTCATTCCCTTGGATGCGGCCGACTCAGGCCTGCCGGCCACGGTGATGAGTTTCACCGTGAAGAACACTGCCTCGTCGGCCATCGAAGCGACGCTAGCCGGCTGGCTGGAAAATGCCGTGTGTCTCTACAACCGTTCGCATGCCGGGTTGCGACGCAACCAGATCGTTCGCCGCGAGGGGCTGTCGCTGCTGCATTGCACGGCAGAGACATTGCCGCCCGGCAACAAGGCTCCGCGGGCCGATATGGTTTTCGAAGATTGGAGTAAGAAAACGTATGACGGTTGGAAGGTGGAGGGGACGGCGTTCGGGGCCGGGCCGATCGAGCGCTCGGCGATTCCCAGCTATCAAGGCGACGTCGGCGGGCCGGGAGCCCGAGTGGTGAATTCCCATGCCACCGCGCCCGGGGCCAGCGTCGAGGAGAAAGATCATGCCACGGGCAAACTCACGAGCCAGCCGTTCGCCATCGATCGCGATTTTCTCGTGTTCTGGATCGGCGGCGGGAACCAAAAAGGCCGCACTTGTTTGAACCTGCTCGTGGATGGCAAAATCGTGCACACGGCAAGCGGGCACCAAAACAACCGCATGTCGAAAGAATCGTTCGACGTTCGCGAGCTGCACGGCAAACAAGCGACGATCGAGATCGTCGACGCGGAGTCGGGGCCGTGGGGCAATATCGGCGTCGGCCGGATCACGCAAAGCGACACGCCGGCAAACGGCGGCAAGCTCGAAGAACTTTCCGATTTCGGCACGATGGCGCTGGGGCTCCTCGGCAAGCCGGCCGAGCATGGGCTCGCGGCGGCCGACAAGGGCGGATTTGCAGTCCGGCCGGCAAGCGGTTCCGGCGACCACGCTGCCACAGCTTCCGAACACATCACGCTCGACGACGCAAAAATCCCGCTGTCGGAAACGCTCGTCGGCGCGATTGGCCGCACGTTGCATCTCGGCCCCGGCGAATCGGCGACGGTCGATTTCGTCGTTGCCTGGCATTTTCCAAATTACACGTGCCAAGGCTTGGGCGAGGTCGGCCGATTTTACGCATCGCGATTCAATTCGGCCGCGGCGGTGGCAGCCTACGTCGCCGAGCATTTCGATCGGCTAGCCTCGCTCACGCGGCTGTGGCGCGATACATGGAACGACTCGACGCTGCCGCATTGGTTTCTCAGCCGCACGTTTGCCAACACGTCGATCCTGGCCACGACCACCTGCTACCGGCACAAGAACGGGCGATTTTGGGCATGGGAAGGGATCGGCTGCTGCCAGGGCACCTGCACGCACGTCTGGCACTATGCCCATGCCATGGCCCGGCTGTTTCCCGAGATCGAGCGCGACGAGCGCGAGCGCGTCGATCTTGGCCTGGCGATGGCGGCCGACGGCACCGTGGGATTTCGCGCGGAATTCGATCGCTCATTTGCCATGGATGGCCAGGCGGGAATCGTGCTGCGGTCGTACCGCGAGCATCAGATGTCGGCCGACGACAAATTTCTGCGCCGCAATTGGGCGAACATCAGGCGGGCGTTGCGGTGCATCATCGCGCGCGATCACGCGGGCGATGGCGTGTTGCACGGCCCGCTGCACAACACGCTCGATGCACCGTGGTATGGCGTCGTGCCGTGGCTGGTCGGGCTGTATCATGCGGCGCTGCGGGCGGGCGAAGCGATGGCGATCGAAATGCGCGACAACGAATTCGCTCAGCTTTGCCGCAAGCTATTCGATTCCGGCAAACCGAAGCTCGACAAGATTTGTTGGAACTCCGATTATCAATACTTCGTTCAAATCGGCGATCCGCGGCATCCAAATGAGGTCGGCTCGTACGATGGATGTCATATCGATCAGGTATTCGGGCAAAGCTGGGCCGATCAGGTGAACCTCGGCCGAGTGATGGATGCGGAGCACGCGGAGGCGGCGCTCAAGTCGCTGTGGAACTATAATTTCACGCCCGACGTCGGGCCGTTTCGCGATGTCAAACGGGCCGGCCGATGGTATGCCATGCCGGGAGACGGCGGCCTGATTATGGTGACATTTCCGTTCCGTCACGAACGGCAAATCGGCGGCGGCGGCGCCTGGTCGGCCATGTATTTCAACGAATGCATGTCGGGCTTCGAGTGGCAAGCGGCCGGCCACATGCTGTGGGAAAACCTATTGCTCGAAGGTCTGTCCGTCAGCCGCGCGATTCACGACCGCTACAGCGCGAAGCTGCGGAATCCTTACAACGAAATCGAGTGTAGCGACCATTATTCTCGCGCGATGGCCAGCTACGGCGTGTTCCTCGCGGCCTGCGGCTACGAACATCATGGACCCGAGGGGCATCTCGGCTTCGCGCCGCGATTGACGCCGGAGAATTTCAAAGCTCCGTTCACCACCGCCGAAGGCTGGGGCACGTTTGCTCAGAAAAAGACGGATCATACTCACACGGCCACGATCGAAGTGAAATACGGCAAATTGCGGCTAACCACGTTGGCCCTCGCAGGCGACGCGAAAAAGAAGCCACGCTCCGCTCAGGTTGCCATGAACGGGAAGGCGATCGCAGGGAATGTTTCAATCGCGGCCGATGCCGATGGACGACTTCTTATTACACTCCCCGAGACTATGCTCAGCGCGAGAGATTCTTTGCATGTGACAATCCTCTGA